One genomic region from Leptolyngbyaceae cyanobacterium JSC-12 encodes:
- a CDS encoding protein of unknown function DUF928 (IMG reference gene:2510094580~PFAM: Domain of Unknown Function (DUF928)) — MAKSRIISTIAAGSALTIGLQVLSVLLPITQASVEGSGLLKLVSAAVAQQNRPISYNPPKLRRAIRTAGTGSRGCERLSQVTILPLVPDNHVGLTVSPRPTFMAFLAGAKSAEFTLVEPGVNKPLVVQTVQPNSKGIIKVNLPATTPDLVAGKDYRWSVAVICNPKRRSQDIYAQGWIQRVPMSNELGKAIASTRSEQARARLYAEAGMWYDAISTLSNATSADPKNSAIREDLASLLNQVGLPNIAIALESELQTANFQMAQ, encoded by the coding sequence ATGGCAAAATCTCGCATTATTTCAACCATTGCAGCCGGATCTGCACTTACTATTGGTCTACAAGTGTTGAGTGTTCTCCTCCCTATTACTCAAGCCTCGGTTGAAGGATCTGGTTTGCTGAAATTGGTTTCGGCTGCCGTTGCCCAGCAAAATAGACCCATTAGCTATAACCCCCCCAAACTCAGACGAGCTATTCGCACAGCCGGTACAGGTTCCCGTGGCTGTGAAAGACTCAGCCAGGTTACCATTTTGCCCCTTGTTCCCGACAATCACGTGGGGCTAACTGTGTCGCCTCGCCCTACCTTTATGGCGTTCTTGGCTGGGGCAAAGTCGGCTGAGTTCACGCTGGTTGAACCAGGAGTAAATAAACCGTTGGTTGTGCAAACAGTTCAACCCAACTCCAAAGGAATTATTAAAGTTAACTTACCTGCCACAACGCCTGATCTCGTTGCAGGGAAAGACTATCGCTGGTCTGTTGCCGTGATTTGTAATCCCAAGCGTCGCTCTCAGGATATCTATGCTCAAGGCTGGATTCAGCGCGTGCCTATGTCTAACGAATTAGGGAAGGCGATCGCCTCTACTCGCTCAGAACAGGCTCGTGCACGCCTCTATGCCGAAGCTGGGATGTGGTACGACGCAATTTCTACCCTATCCAATGCAACTTCTGCTGATCCCAAAAATTCAGCAATCCGCGAAGACCTCGCCTCCCTGCTCAACCAGGTTGGCTTACCGAATATTGCGATCGCCCTTGAGAGTGAGCTACAAACTGCAAACTTCCAAATGGCTCAGTAA
- a CDS encoding hypothetical protein (IMG reference gene:2510094577~PFAM: Tetratricopeptide repeat) — protein sequence MSRIKQRRFYRLLSFGLGFLVCLGLGGFGSWRVVAQVDVLPGISRSLADQGLQQYQLGRFAEAIAQWENALSHTRNSHDRVIILTNLGQAYRQIGNLERAIAAWESAIQLYQHDRSLMDEAAIAQLLTEQAQAYSDLGQHQVAVERAQTAIALAQNLQNRSIEAAAQGAIGSAQWALGEYDHALAAHQQSLMLACKLNHPLYIATALNNLGNVFVSRAERFRYQATAASLEGDTLEAEMLERSTIQNLRVALAAYQQSVNASQSAGGDVAVKALLNLNRLLQSFSEPVSIPILPELTCDQPNVAAVLKSPAITGHSGEPTFPQSGATVKPSATTKPTKDLNQVHLLTQLEGKPDSQDKVMGYISLATQLIQAAEHRSQRPDILEIQPILEKALTVARRIRNARSESFALGTLGRLLELNDRQEAALTLTQQAQLIAQRVNAADSLYRWQWQSGRILKATGHLKRAIAAYEQAIATLQTIRSDIVVASKDLQFDFRDSVEPVYRELIELLLTVDESAADSNVVAIRRPHEQAETPSLLKSLTHSPVFQTKATQQTANSPNLEKVLDILELLKLAELQNFFGDECVQVAREVLSTERGTSMRQGLPANAAIDPDSVVVYSIVLEDRSYLLLRLPNGKLKKYLIQLAVEGKPTIANQALLQSRIDQLRALLEKRSTDEYLTEAQAIYDALIRPLEPDLNAIKPSTLVFIHDGVLRKVPMAALHDGKQFLIEKYPIATTPSLNLTSRRPLDRRNLKALAVGLTLEQPPFSALPNVAIEVQGVNQLLGGTTLLDQDFTLKGVRDRLERKRYPIVHMATHGKFGGDADSTFLLTYRDRITIDKLDEVLQTRQTLRPVELLTLSACQTAAGDERSALGIAGLAVRAGVKSAMATLWFINDEATVPLVEEFYRQLLQPGTTKAEALQRAQIKLIGDINYNHPAVWSSFILIGNWM from the coding sequence ATGTCGCGGATTAAGCAACGTCGGTTTTACCGATTGCTATCGTTTGGATTGGGGTTCCTGGTTTGTTTGGGGTTGGGTGGCTTTGGATCATGGCGCGTTGTTGCTCAGGTGGATGTTCTGCCTGGCATCAGTCGCAGTCTTGCCGATCAAGGACTCCAGCAGTATCAGTTAGGACGATTCGCCGAAGCGATCGCCCAGTGGGAAAATGCGCTTTCACATACTCGTAATTCCCATGATCGTGTCATCATACTCACCAATTTGGGGCAAGCATATCGACAAATTGGTAATCTAGAGCGGGCGATCGCTGCCTGGGAGTCAGCAATTCAACTCTACCAGCACGATCGTTCGTTAATGGATGAAGCCGCTATTGCCCAATTATTGACCGAGCAAGCCCAGGCATATAGTGATTTAGGACAACATCAGGTCGCAGTAGAACGTGCCCAGACAGCAATCGCTCTGGCACAGAACCTTCAAAATCGTTCAATAGAAGCGGCTGCCCAAGGCGCGATCGGCAGTGCTCAGTGGGCGCTGGGTGAATACGACCATGCCCTGGCTGCTCATCAACAAAGCCTGATGCTTGCCTGCAAGCTAAATCATCCGTTGTATATTGCCACTGCACTCAACAATCTTGGAAATGTGTTTGTGAGTCGGGCAGAGCGGTTTCGCTATCAAGCAACGGCTGCCAGTTTAGAAGGCGACACTCTTGAAGCCGAGATGCTGGAACGGTCAACCATTCAGAATTTGCGAGTTGCACTTGCTGCTTATCAACAAAGCGTGAATGCGAGCCAGTCAGCCGGTGGAGACGTTGCAGTGAAAGCATTGCTTAATCTCAATCGCCTGCTGCAAAGTTTCTCTGAACCAGTTAGTATTCCTATTTTGCCGGAACTAACTTGTGATCAGCCCAATGTCGCAGCCGTCTTGAAATCGCCAGCGATAACAGGGCACTCTGGAGAGCCGACATTTCCTCAATCAGGTGCAACTGTAAAACCAAGTGCAACTACAAAACCAACAAAGGACTTAAACCAGGTTCATCTTTTGACCCAACTTGAGGGAAAGCCCGATTCTCAAGATAAAGTCATGGGCTATATCAGTTTGGCAACCCAGTTGATCCAAGCGGCAGAACATCGTTCCCAACGACCTGATATTCTCGAGATTCAGCCCATTCTAGAAAAAGCATTGACCGTGGCTCGCCGGATTAGGAATGCTCGGTCAGAATCCTTTGCACTAGGCACTCTGGGGCGACTGCTGGAACTCAACGATCGCCAAGAGGCAGCACTGACCCTGACTCAACAGGCACAGTTAATTGCTCAACGGGTGAATGCTGCAGACAGTCTTTATCGCTGGCAGTGGCAAAGTGGACGTATTTTGAAAGCAACAGGACACTTGAAGCGAGCGATCGCGGCTTATGAACAGGCGATCGCCACCCTGCAAACCATTCGCAGCGATATTGTTGTTGCCAGTAAAGATCTACAGTTTGATTTTCGTGATTCAGTAGAACCTGTTTACCGGGAACTGATTGAGTTGCTGCTGACTGTGGATGAGTCTGCGGCAGATTCTAATGTCGTTGCTATTAGAAGACCACACGAGCAAGCAGAGACACCCTCTCTGCTGAAGTCCCTTACCCATTCCCCGGTTTTCCAAACAAAAGCGACACAGCAGACAGCCAACTCTCCCAATCTGGAAAAGGTGCTGGATATTCTGGAGTTGTTGAAGCTGGCAGAATTGCAAAACTTTTTTGGTGATGAATGTGTACAGGTTGCTAGAGAAGTGCTTTCGACCGAACGGGGAACATCGATGAGGCAAGGGCTCCCTGCCAATGCTGCGATTGATCCAGATTCAGTTGTGGTGTATTCCATTGTTTTAGAAGATCGGAGCTACTTGTTGTTACGCCTGCCCAATGGCAAGTTGAAAAAATATCTGATTCAGCTTGCAGTCGAAGGTAAACCCACGATCGCCAATCAGGCATTGTTACAAAGTCGCATTGATCAACTCCGGGCATTGTTGGAAAAGCGCTCCACGGATGAGTATTTGACGGAAGCTCAAGCCATTTATGATGCCCTCATTCGTCCCCTGGAACCAGACCTCAACGCCATCAAACCTTCTACGTTGGTGTTCATTCATGATGGCGTGTTGCGCAAAGTGCCGATGGCAGCGCTGCATGATGGCAAGCAATTTTTGATTGAAAAATATCCTATCGCCACTACGCCCAGTCTTAACCTCACCAGTCGTCGTCCCCTTGATCGCCGCAACCTCAAAGCCTTAGCTGTAGGGCTGACTCTGGAACAACCGCCGTTTTCTGCTCTACCGAATGTGGCAATTGAAGTACAGGGCGTGAATCAGCTACTAGGGGGAACGACCCTACTTGATCAAGATTTTACTTTGAAAGGGGTGCGCGATCGCCTAGAGAGAAAACGCTATCCCATTGTCCATATGGCAACCCACGGCAAGTTTGGCGGTGATGCAGACAGTACATTTCTGCTGACCTATCGCGATCGCATCACAATCGACAAATTGGATGAAGTACTGCAAACTCGCCAGACCCTGCGACCCGTTGAACTGCTGACCTTGAGTGCGTGCCAGACAGCCGCAGGAGATGAGCGATCAGCCCTGGGAATTGCTGGATTAGCTGTAAGAGCAGGTGTGAAAAGTGCAATGGCAACTCTCTGGTTTATTAATGATGAAGCAACTGTTCCGCTGGTTGAAGAGTTTTATAGACAACTGCTTCAGCCTGGAACCACAAAAGCAGAGGCATTACAGCGTGCCCAAATCAAACTCATTGGGGACATCAACTATAACCATCCCGCTGTCTGGTCGTCCTTTATTTTGATTGGTAACTGGATGTGA
- a CDS encoding filamentous hemagglutinin family N-terminal domain protein (IMG reference gene:2510094578~PFAM: haemagglutination activity domain~TIGRFAM: adhesin HecA family 20-residue repeat (two copies); filamentous hemagglutinin family N-terminal domain), with protein MNTKPYYRLNTISKIQDKDPAISWQLWIASYLMMGAIAVSGLPVQAQLIPDTSLGAEQSIVGPDQPIGGIPSNVIGGGALRGINLFHSFLEFNVDANRGVYFANPVGVENILTRVTGGNPSNILGTLGVQGTANLFLLNPAGIVFGPGASLDIQGSFTASTSSAITLGNGVFSANLSVPSTLVSVQPEATFLSALANVTNQANLQTGQTITLIGNTIENAGNLQAGQTLNLTGNTITNTGGVQAGQTINLAADTVTNSGSLQSGQNLELTAIEFTNSGEAQAGQDLTLSGTTIDNQGNLQAAQDLTITGNTITNQGSSQGGQLVLFNGNVINNSGDIQSGQNLTVQANSVNSTGQLLAPNGVLTVSASSGNANIQQAIAQTATVFASNTLNLVQSQLTTAGDLSLLAQNTVQIQDSAASSFNATVGGNLLIQGTQGVTINTRANPASAIQVAGNTTVTSIGMIATNGTFNSTGNLLFSAGSNLQLADSALVSNGGSLAIAAGGNVFLQRSQLQAAADVFLSAAGVLQIRDRVDSPFIASAAGNFSIQGDAGVDIQAQTNPASILQSGGNLSVTSLSGAVTANIGVTTGGLFSIQSAGNINLGDFTGAALQLMSEGAIAAGTIDTSSSMGDGGAVMLSGKQGVSVTAINTFSTGATGNGGAVTLFAAQGNINVGSIDSASDNGNGGAVSLIAGNGISTGAIATFANGSGTGGSVSLNANLNITAIGDIDASSLLGNGGTIRIISSRGAIDTSANVLSTRVLSEDGGTGGTVFLSANRDLTVGSVFSEGGRLGSGGAIALTSGGMIAIAPNQEINSSTVGAGSGGAITITGQSVGVGAGTLVKSSSLASGNAGNITIQAANNGRITLDSNSFLDASVFSDTATGTAGFITLTGGSLAITGATLDAGVLNGNGAGGNVALTATNGAIALSNSRIFADTVGAGAAGNVRLTAPNQEITLTDSDIFTTTSGAGLAGNVNITGRAVISVGSTIDVAAFGTGATGAIAVEATNGFVYLSGGGFFIDTFADNISHAGGATIRGTNVTLNNFSLNADSGGAVFGANILVEATDRVSLENASTLRTTVSETATGQGGNITVRGGNLVALNGNSEIDASTNGIGNGGNVAVSAPTVLLGDRSTINAKTTNSGQGGSISINTGSGALRLTTDSRISTAVEGGTGNGGDISVQTGNLELLTGGQLVSSTSGNGAAGNINVIASKGMVVAGGGDHASGVFAQSRGSGRAGDLTLSTPQLLVQDRAEISVTTKASGTGGRLTINTDQLRVLSNAEVSAATEGSGTGGFLTINASQGVFLDGGGSLSARSSGSGNAGNLEITTNQLLIQNGAEISTSSMGTGNAGRINLSANSLFLTNGGRITSRSTATGNAGSIGINLRDRLRVSNGEISASSEQGGGGQITISARDILFNRGSLVSSSVSNGTGGGGNITIRARERFFAFEDSDILANAQFGDGGNITINAPIFIADLFATVGRNPGTDLSRFRGNGRVDISSSSVFGISGTVQIPDISFIQNSLSSLEGEFVRSEQIVAGSCLARRTSGQSSFLVTGTGGLARTPYGQAVSRYMVAPVRPVGSGDALQSLESAPEAEHLAAPPTATPFLSWKPGDPVQEAQGFIRTPDGRVVLGTHPQLAAVVKAQDLVCGF; from the coding sequence GTGAACACTAAGCCCTATTACCGTTTAAACACAATTAGCAAAATACAGGATAAAGACCCTGCTATTAGTTGGCAATTGTGGATCGCAAGTTATCTAATGATGGGGGCGATCGCGGTTTCCGGTCTGCCCGTTCAAGCCCAACTCATCCCCGACACAAGCTTAGGAGCCGAACAATCTATCGTCGGACCCGATCAACCCATTGGGGGAATTCCCAGCAATGTGATTGGGGGCGGTGCACTACGGGGCATCAACCTGTTTCATAGTTTTCTAGAATTTAATGTTGATGCCAATCGGGGAGTTTATTTCGCAAACCCAGTGGGCGTTGAAAATATTCTTACCCGTGTTACAGGTGGCAATCCCTCCAATATCCTGGGTACCTTGGGAGTACAGGGAACTGCTAACCTATTTTTGCTGAACCCTGCAGGAATTGTTTTTGGACCGGGTGCCAGTTTAGATATTCAGGGATCGTTTACTGCCAGCACCTCAAGTGCAATTACGCTGGGAAATGGGGTATTCAGCGCGAATCTCTCAGTTCCCAGCACGCTCGTTTCAGTGCAACCGGAAGCCACCTTTTTAAGTGCATTAGCAAATGTTACTAACCAGGCAAATCTCCAAACTGGACAGACTATTACCCTGATTGGGAATACGATCGAAAATGCCGGAAACTTACAGGCTGGACAAACACTTAACCTGACTGGCAATACTATTACAAATACTGGAGGAGTGCAAGCCGGACAGACTATAAATTTAGCTGCCGATACAGTTACCAATAGTGGCAGTCTTCAATCAGGACAAAATTTAGAACTGACTGCAATAGAATTTACAAACTCAGGAGAAGCACAGGCGGGTCAGGATCTTACCCTGTCTGGAACAACGATCGACAACCAGGGAAATCTACAAGCCGCCCAAGATCTAACAATTACTGGAAATACGATTACGAATCAAGGCAGTTCTCAGGGTGGACAACTTGTCTTATTCAATGGGAACGTGATTAATAACTCAGGAGATATTCAGTCAGGACAAAATCTAACAGTCCAGGCGAATTCAGTCAATAGCACCGGGCAACTGCTTGCCCCCAATGGGGTTTTGACCGTCAGTGCTTCATCTGGTAACGCCAATATCCAACAAGCGATCGCTCAAACAGCAACGGTATTCGCTAGCAATACCCTCAATCTAGTTCAAAGTCAACTGACAACTGCTGGCGATCTGTCGTTACTTGCACAGAATACTGTGCAAATTCAAGACTCTGCTGCTAGTTCATTCAATGCAACGGTGGGTGGCAATTTGCTGATTCAAGGAACTCAAGGTGTGACAATCAACACACGCGCCAATCCTGCCAGCGCTATCCAGGTCGCAGGAAACACGACAGTCACCTCCATCGGCATGATCGCAACCAATGGCACTTTTAATAGCACTGGCAATCTCCTTTTTTCCGCAGGCAGCAACCTGCAACTAGCTGACAGTGCCCTTGTGAGCAATGGGGGAAGTCTTGCAATCGCAGCGGGTGGCAATGTCTTCTTACAGCGAAGTCAACTGCAAGCTGCAGCAGATGTATTTCTATCCGCTGCGGGTGTATTGCAAATTCGCGATCGGGTAGACAGTCCTTTTATTGCCAGTGCTGCTGGCAACTTTTCAATTCAAGGTGATGCTGGGGTCGATATTCAAGCCCAGACCAACCCTGCCAGCATCTTGCAAAGTGGGGGTAATTTGAGTGTTACCAGTCTTAGCGGTGCAGTGACCGCGAACATTGGAGTTACTACGGGTGGACTGTTTTCCATTCAATCTGCAGGAAATATCAACCTGGGAGATTTCACTGGAGCAGCGCTTCAGCTTATGTCGGAGGGTGCGATCGCGGCTGGCACAATCGACACTTCATCCAGCATGGGGGATGGGGGAGCGGTTATGCTCAGTGGCAAGCAGGGGGTTTCGGTCACTGCGATTAACACCTTTTCAACAGGCGCAACTGGCAATGGAGGCGCTGTCACGCTCTTCGCGGCTCAGGGCAATATCAACGTGGGATCTATTGATTCCGCCTCAGACAATGGTAACGGTGGAGCAGTTAGCCTGATAGCGGGGAACGGTATCAGTACGGGCGCGATCGCAACCTTTGCCAATGGCTCTGGAACAGGCGGGTCTGTTAGCCTGAATGCTAACCTTAACATCACAGCAATCGGGGACATCGATGCTTCATCTCTGCTGGGCAATGGTGGCACTATTCGCATTATCAGTAGTCGCGGAGCCATTGACACCTCAGCAAATGTTCTCAGCACCCGCGTTTTGTCAGAAGACGGTGGCACGGGTGGGACGGTGTTTTTATCTGCTAATCGAGACCTTACGGTGGGCAGTGTCTTTTCGGAGGGGGGGCGTCTGGGCAGTGGTGGAGCGATAGCTTTAACAAGCGGCGGGATGATCGCGATCGCGCCTAATCAAGAAATCAATAGCAGCACCGTTGGAGCGGGATCTGGAGGAGCGATTACAATCACTGGGCAGTCGGTGGGAGTTGGTGCTGGGACACTCGTCAAATCTAGCTCGCTGGCATCTGGAAACGCCGGAAATATAACTATTCAAGCGGCTAATAACGGCAGGATCACGCTTGATAGCAATAGTTTTCTAGATGCTTCGGTATTTAGCGACACGGCTACTGGCACTGCTGGATTCATCACGTTAACAGGCGGCAGTCTGGCCATCACAGGTGCCACCTTGGATGCTGGAGTATTGAATGGCAATGGGGCAGGCGGCAATGTAGCATTGACTGCTACAAATGGTGCGATCGCCCTCAGCAACAGCCGCATTTTTGCAGACACAGTTGGGGCAGGTGCGGCAGGGAATGTGAGGCTGACTGCTCCTAACCAGGAGATTACTCTCACAGATAGTGACATTTTCACAACTACAAGCGGTGCTGGACTGGCTGGAAATGTCAACATTACCGGGCGGGCAGTCATCTCGGTTGGTTCCACTATCGATGTTGCTGCCTTTGGCACAGGCGCAACTGGCGCGATCGCGGTAGAAGCCACCAATGGATTTGTTTACCTATCAGGTGGAGGGTTCTTCATCGATACCTTTGCAGACAACATCAGTCATGCTGGGGGTGCCACCATTCGCGGTACTAACGTCACCTTAAATAATTTCAGCCTCAATGCTGACAGTGGTGGTGCGGTCTTTGGTGCAAATATCCTGGTAGAAGCAACGGATCGGGTTTCTCTAGAAAATGCCAGCACACTACGAACGACCGTTTCAGAAACCGCGACTGGGCAGGGAGGAAATATTACAGTGCGGGGCGGTAACTTAGTGGCACTTAATGGCAACAGTGAAATTGATGCCAGCACAAATGGGATAGGCAATGGGGGAAACGTAGCCGTGTCTGCACCTACTGTGTTGCTGGGCGATCGCTCCACGATTAACGCCAAAACCACCAATAGCGGGCAGGGCGGTAGCATTTCCATCAATACTGGCAGCGGTGCTCTCCGTCTCACAACTGATAGCCGCATTAGCACGGCTGTAGAGGGTGGAACCGGCAATGGCGGTGATATTTCAGTGCAAACTGGCAATTTAGAGTTGCTAACGGGTGGACAATTGGTGAGTTCTACCAGTGGCAACGGAGCCGCAGGCAACATTAATGTTATCGCCAGCAAAGGGATGGTAGTTGCAGGCGGGGGAGACCATGCTAGCGGGGTGTTTGCTCAAAGCCGGGGATCTGGACGCGCTGGAGATCTGACGCTCTCAACTCCCCAACTGCTGGTCCAAGATAGGGCTGAAATCTCAGTAACCACGAAAGCCAGCGGAACGGGCGGACGGCTGACGATCAATACGGACCAACTGAGAGTGCTGAGTAATGCTGAAGTGTCTGCGGCAACGGAAGGTAGCGGAACAGGCGGGTTCTTAACCATCAATGCTAGCCAGGGTGTTTTTCTCGACGGGGGAGGAAGTTTGTCAGCCCGGTCTTCTGGGTCAGGGAATGCGGGGAATCTGGAGATCACCACCAATCAATTACTGATCCAAAATGGGGCAGAAATTTCCACCTCGTCTATGGGGACAGGCAATGCCGGAAGAATTAATCTCTCTGCCAATTCCCTGTTTCTGACGAATGGCGGTCGTATCACTAGCCGCAGCACTGCCACCGGAAATGCTGGTTCTATTGGGATTAATCTGCGCGATCGCCTGCGAGTGAGCAATGGCGAAATTTCTGCCTCATCCGAGCAGGGCGGCGGCGGGCAAATCACTATCTCTGCCAGAGATATTTTGTTTAACCGGGGTAGCCTAGTGAGCAGCAGTGTTTCCAACGGAACCGGGGGCGGTGGTAATATTACGATTCGCGCACGGGAGCGCTTTTTCGCCTTTGAAGACAGCGACATTCTGGCAAATGCTCAATTTGGCGATGGTGGCAACATCACGATTAATGCACCGATCTTCATTGCCGATCTGTTTGCCACTGTGGGGCGCAATCCTGGCACTGATTTATCCCGGTTTCGGGGGAATGGACGGGTGGATATTTCCTCATCCTCAGTGTTTGGCATCAGCGGCACTGTGCAAATTCCCGACATTAGCTTCATCCAAAATTCCCTCTCATCTCTGGAAGGGGAGTTTGTTCGTTCAGAGCAGATTGTGGCTGGCAGTTGTCTGGCGCGTCGCACAAGTGGACAAAGCAGCTTTCTAGTCACAGGTACAGGCGGGTTAGCACGAACTCCCTATGGTCAGGCAGTTAGTCGGTACATGGTTGCCCCTGTGCGACCTGTGGGCAGTGGGGATGCGTTGCAGTCGCTAGAATCTGCCCCTGAGGCGGAACATCTGGCAGCTCCGCCCACTGCAACCCCTTTTCTTTCCTGGAAACCTGGTGATCCAGTTCAAGAAGCACAAGGATTTATCCGAACTCCAGATGGCAGGGTGGTATTAGGAACGCATCCCCAGTTGGCGGCAGTGGTCAAAGCTCAGGATTTAGTCTGTGGATTTTAA
- a CDS encoding putative transmembrane sensor domain protein (IMG reference gene:2510094579~PFAM: Adenylate and Guanylate cyclase catalytic domain; CHASE2 domain): protein MILRQLWEWRGIWTTTPTVAGLVILLRFSGALQPYEWMAYDHLIRSRPPEATDPRIVIVGINEDDLRRTRRWPLDDATLARLLRRINQQQPTAIALDLYRDFPVEPGHSDLVNVFKTTPNLIGIENRGGLKNVPVSPPPVLKALDQVAANDIVQDGDGKVRRVILFIGEDSQETLGLRLARLYLEKHNILAEADPATNHLKFGQAVFPQFQANDGAYVGADDGEYQILLNYRGPAGSFHTVSMTDVLNGAIPVDLMRDRIVLIGPIATSIKDFFYTPYSGNSITTPETMAGVEIQANLASHILSSTLDGRTGIQGWADWQEILWIIGWASIGTILAWIARAPRWAISGITLLVVSLIAGSYSALLAGWWIPIVPATLALLTSAGIITSYIAYLEHAERQTIMNIFGRHVSPKIAEAIWRDRDQLLQHGRLNGRRMTATVLFSDIKDFTAVSERTSPEILMCWLNEYMEAMTQVVLDHGGIVDKFIGDCIMAVFGVPIARTTEAEIAQDANQAVSCAVKMAHVLQALNQKWTSQGRPTVSMRVGIATGLVVTGSLGGKQRLDYTTIGDSVNIASRLESFDKTLELGICRILINETTYSYVYNHFPSQFIANVQLKGRTETTKIYQILLESLKTDVLQDSHILG from the coding sequence ATGATACTTAGGCAACTTTGGGAATGGCGGGGAATTTGGACAACAACTCCAACAGTTGCCGGATTGGTGATTTTATTGCGGTTTTCTGGCGCACTTCAGCCCTATGAATGGATGGCCTATGACCATTTGATACGATCGCGCCCTCCCGAAGCAACCGATCCCCGGATTGTCATCGTGGGCATTAACGAAGATGACCTGCGAAGAACACGCCGCTGGCCCCTGGACGATGCGACCCTGGCTCGCTTGCTTCGGCGTATTAACCAGCAACAACCCACAGCGATCGCCCTTGACCTGTATCGAGACTTTCCCGTTGAGCCAGGACACTCTGACCTGGTAAACGTCTTCAAAACTACTCCCAACTTGATTGGGATTGAAAATCGGGGCGGACTTAAAAATGTGCCTGTCTCTCCACCACCCGTGTTAAAAGCGCTCGATCAAGTAGCTGCTAATGATATTGTGCAGGATGGAGATGGCAAAGTTCGACGGGTGATTCTGTTTATCGGCGAAGATAGTCAAGAAACCTTAGGGCTACGCCTGGCAAGGCTCTACCTGGAAAAGCACAACATTCTGGCAGAAGCAGATCCAGCAACCAACCACCTCAAGTTCGGACAGGCAGTATTTCCGCAGTTTCAGGCAAATGATGGAGCCTATGTAGGAGCAGATGATGGCGAATATCAGATTTTGTTGAACTATCGCGGTCCTGCTGGCAGCTTTCATACTGTTTCGATGACAGATGTCTTGAATGGTGCGATTCCAGTTGATCTAATGCGCGATCGCATTGTGCTCATCGGTCCCATTGCTACCAGCATCAAAGATTTCTTCTACACTCCCTACAGCGGGAACTCCATCACAACCCCTGAAACAATGGCAGGGGTAGAAATTCAAGCCAATCTTGCCAGTCATATTCTCAGTTCCACCCTGGATGGGCGCACAGGCATTCAGGGTTGGGCGGATTGGCAAGAAATCCTGTGGATTATTGGCTGGGCGAGCATTGGCACAATCTTAGCCTGGATAGCTCGTGCGCCTCGCTGGGCAATCAGCGGTATCACCCTACTCGTCGTCAGCTTGATCGCAGGCAGCTATAGTGCCCTATTGGCCGGATGGTGGATTCCAATTGTTCCAGCAACGCTGGCGCTGTTAACTTCTGCTGGAATCATCACCAGCTATATTGCCTATCTGGAACATGCGGAGCGGCAAACCATCATGAATATTTTTGGGCGACACGTCTCCCCAAAAATTGCAGAAGCCATCTGGCGCGATCGCGACCAACTGCTGCAACATGGGCGCTTAAATGGGCGCAGAATGACAGCGACCGTATTGTTTTCCGATATTAAAGACTTCACCGCTGTATCTGAACGAACCAGCCCAGAAATCCTGATGTGCTGGCTGAATGAATATATGGAAGCAATGACTCAGGTGGTGCTAGACCACGGCGGTATTGTGGACAAATTCATTGGGGATTGCATCATGGCAGTGTTTGGCGTTCCCATCGCCCGTACAACAGAAGCCGAAATTGCACAGGATGCTAACCAGGCTGTGAGTTGTGCGGTCAAAATGGCACACGTTCTACAAGCCCTTAACCAGAAATGGACTAGTCAGGGTCGTCCCACAGTCAGTATGCGAGTTGGAATTGCCACTGGCTTGGTGGTAACGGGCAGCTTGGGTGGTAAGCAACGGCTTGATTACACCACCATTGGTGACAGTGTCAATATTGCCTCTCGTCTAGAAAGTTTCGATAAAACACTAGAACTTGGCATTTGTCGAATCCTGATTAATGAAACGACTTACAGCTATGTCTATAACCATTTCCCAAGTCAATTTATTGCGAATGTTCAACTGAAAGGACGAACTGAAACTACGAAGATTTACCAAATCTTGTTGGAATCATTAAAAACTGACGTGCTTCAAGACTCGCATATTTTAGGTTGA